In Papio anubis isolate 15944 chromosome 20, Panubis1.0, whole genome shotgun sequence, a single window of DNA contains:
- the DKKL1 gene encoding dickkopf-like protein 1 isoform X1, whose protein sequence is MPRAMRAKGSASPSAPTMRHRLVLLLLLSALVTPSTAAPIHDADAQESSLGLTGLQSLLQGFSRLFLKGNLLRGIDSFFSAPMDFRGLPRNYHKEENQEHQLGNNTLSSHLQIDKMTDNKTGEVLISENMVASIQPAEGSFKGDLKVPRMEEKEALVPNQKAVDSFHAELHPRVAFWIIKLPRRRSHQDALEGGHWLSEKRHRLQAIRDGLRKGTHEDVLEEGTESSSHSRLSPRKTHLLYILRPSRQV, encoded by the exons ATGCCGAGGGCCATGAGGGCTAAAGGTTCGG CCTCCCCGTCTGCCCCCACAATGCGGCATCGGCTggtcctgctgctgctcctctctGCCCTGGTGACCCCCTCCACTGCAGCCCCTATCCACGATGCTGATGCCCAAGAGAGCTCCTTGGGTCTTACAGGCCTCCAGAGCCTACTCCAAGGCTTCAGCCGACTTTTCCTGAAA GGTAACCTGCTTCGGGGCATAGACAGTTTCTTCTCTGCCCCCATGGACTTCCGGGGCCTCCCTAGGAACTACCACAAAGAGGAGAACCAGGAGCACCAGCTGGGGAACAACACCCTCTCCAGCCACCTCCAGATCGACAAG ATGACCGACAACAAGACAGGAGAGGTGCTGATCTCCGAGAATATGGTGGCATCCATCCAACCAGCAGAGGGGAGCTTCAAGGGTGACTTGAAG GTACCCAggatggaggagaaggaggcCCTGGTACCCAACCAGAAGGCCGTGGACAGCTTCCATGCAGAACTCCATCCCCGGGTGGCCTTCTGGATCATTAAGCTGCCACGGCGGAGGTCCCACCAGGATGCCCTGGAGGGCGGCCACTGGCTCAGCGAGAAGCGACACCGCCTGCAGGCCATCCGGGATGGACTCCGCAAGGGGACCCACGAGGATGTCCTAGAAGAGGGGACCGAGAGCTCCTCCCACTCCAGGCTGTCCCCCCGAAAGACCCACTTACTGTACATCCTCAGGCCCTCGCGGCAGGTGTAG
- the DKKL1 gene encoding dickkopf-like protein 1 isoform X2, whose amino-acid sequence MGEASPSAPTMRHRLVLLLLLSALVTPSTAAPIHDADAQESSLGLTGLQSLLQGFSRLFLKGNLLRGIDSFFSAPMDFRGLPRNYHKEENQEHQLGNNTLSSHLQIDKMTDNKTGEVLISENMVASIQPAEGSFKGDLKVPRMEEKEALVPNQKAVDSFHAELHPRVAFWIIKLPRRRSHQDALEGGHWLSEKRHRLQAIRDGLRKGTHEDVLEEGTESSSHSRLSPRKTHLLYILRPSRQV is encoded by the exons ATGGGAGAAG CCTCCCCGTCTGCCCCCACAATGCGGCATCGGCTggtcctgctgctgctcctctctGCCCTGGTGACCCCCTCCACTGCAGCCCCTATCCACGATGCTGATGCCCAAGAGAGCTCCTTGGGTCTTACAGGCCTCCAGAGCCTACTCCAAGGCTTCAGCCGACTTTTCCTGAAA GGTAACCTGCTTCGGGGCATAGACAGTTTCTTCTCTGCCCCCATGGACTTCCGGGGCCTCCCTAGGAACTACCACAAAGAGGAGAACCAGGAGCACCAGCTGGGGAACAACACCCTCTCCAGCCACCTCCAGATCGACAAG ATGACCGACAACAAGACAGGAGAGGTGCTGATCTCCGAGAATATGGTGGCATCCATCCAACCAGCAGAGGGGAGCTTCAAGGGTGACTTGAAG GTACCCAggatggaggagaaggaggcCCTGGTACCCAACCAGAAGGCCGTGGACAGCTTCCATGCAGAACTCCATCCCCGGGTGGCCTTCTGGATCATTAAGCTGCCACGGCGGAGGTCCCACCAGGATGCCCTGGAGGGCGGCCACTGGCTCAGCGAGAAGCGACACCGCCTGCAGGCCATCCGGGATGGACTCCGCAAGGGGACCCACGAGGATGTCCTAGAAGAGGGGACCGAGAGCTCCTCCCACTCCAGGCTGTCCCCCCGAAAGACCCACTTACTGTACATCCTCAGGCCCTCGCGGCAGGTGTAG